In a single window of the Limnochorda sp. L945t genome:
- a CDS encoding UPF0175 family protein, with the protein MPELTVVLPDHVSRDEALLYLAMKLYEARKLSLGKAAELAGYSVRAFVEILNKHGISVFRYPPDELDKDVQHALDPHRG; encoded by the coding sequence ATGCCTGAACTCACGGTCGTCTTGCCCGACCATGTTTCGAGGGATGAGGCCCTTCTTTACCTCGCGATGAAACTTTACGAGGCACGTAAGCTTTCACTGGGCAAGGCCGCCGAGCTGGCCGGTTATTCCGTCCGGGCGTTCGTAGAGATCCTCAACAAGCACGGGATCTCGGTTTTCCGTTACCCGCCCGACGAGCTCGACAAGGACGTGCAGCATGCCCTCGATCCTCATCGTGGATAG
- a CDS encoding helix-turn-helix domain-containing protein, giving the protein MTDRLLTPEQVAEQVRMTERTVYRWRMEERLPIVELGLLWRIRTEALEAFLYVHQLGRGGQTVDEGPATLPDELSDDDRAWLDAGGEDPDRALKEVEKEIPAEELADYLGALRQRMVPVRWDVARGGGPRWLAGKARAGGAPVSGPGQRLPPGHGHEGDRPVLLVGVPSQREPARFPTLIAPPR; this is encoded by the coding sequence ATGACGGACCGCCTCTTAACCCCCGAACAGGTGGCCGAACAGGTGCGCATGACCGAGCGGACCGTCTACCGATGGCGGATGGAAGAGCGCCTCCCGATCGTGGAGCTGGGCCTGTTGTGGCGGATCCGGACCGAGGCGTTGGAGGCCTTCCTGTATGTCCACCAGCTGGGGCGGGGCGGGCAGACGGTGGATGAGGGGCCGGCCACCCTACCGGACGAGCTTTCCGACGACGACCGGGCGTGGCTGGACGCCGGAGGAGAGGACCCAGACCGGGCCCTGAAGGAAGTCGAAAAAGAGATTCCTGCTGAGGAGCTGGCTGACTACCTGGGGGCTCTCCGCCAGCGGATGGTACCGGTGCGCTGGGATGTGGCCCGAGGGGGAGGTCCCAGGTGGTTAGCCGGTAAAGCCCGAGCCGGGGGCGCCCCTGTGAGCGGACCTGGGCAGCGCCTTCCGCCCGGCCATGGGCACGAGGGAGATCGGCCGGTGCTGCTGGTGGGCGTTCCCTCCCAGCGCGAGCCTGCCCGCTTTCCCACGCTCATCGCCCCCCCCCGGTGA
- a CDS encoding IS1634 family transposase, whose translation MMAHHGSVMFVRVNQQRNKDGTVRQYLQVIEAIRVNGKPRQRVIATIGRWDQPEGRARVDAILEALSQFAGKLTVLNLQKDLKGEGGLTWGPVLVFRRLWEELGLARLWGWLWEETLVEFDLPEAVFAMVLNRLMDPASRKSLVEEWLPTIWEPRFAGLKLHHFYRALTYVHRFAHRVEDFLFARFTDLFNQDLELVLWDTTTVRFEGRGPEKLAQFGNAKDKRTDRRQMVVGVLLTRDGWPLAHAVYPGNLNDVTATRAIIGQLKHRFAFQKVLFVADRGAVGGRTLEALEQAGLEYIVGMRMRRARVVRDEVVGCPGRYRVVSPTLKVKEVVREGRRYILASNPEAAEHDRQVREEVVARLRQALKEGSPGDLIRHSRYRRYLKVHRDAVEINEAAIEAGARYDGKFVVLTNTNRDAAEVAQSYKTLWRVERAFRDLKSSLEIRPVYVWTDEHVRGHVAVCFLAFVLESYLRHKLGEAVSYRQALTDLEKLKAVPLQIKAKRYLLRTELEGTAPAVFRILGIRPPNRVEELFPTQAA comes from the coding sequence ATGATGGCTCATCATGGAAGTGTCATGTTTGTCCGGGTCAACCAGCAGCGCAACAAGGACGGCACGGTGCGCCAGTACCTGCAGGTCATCGAGGCGATCCGGGTCAACGGCAAACCCCGCCAGCGGGTCATCGCCACCATCGGCCGCTGGGACCAGCCCGAGGGCCGGGCCCGGGTCGATGCCATCCTGGAGGCCCTCAGCCAGTTTGCCGGCAAGCTCACCGTCCTGAACCTCCAGAAGGACCTCAAGGGCGAAGGCGGGCTGACCTGGGGGCCGGTGCTGGTCTTCCGCCGGCTGTGGGAGGAGCTGGGGCTGGCCCGCCTTTGGGGGTGGCTGTGGGAGGAGACCCTGGTCGAGTTCGACCTGCCGGAGGCCGTGTTCGCCATGGTGCTCAACCGGCTGATGGATCCTGCCTCCCGCAAGAGCCTGGTCGAGGAGTGGCTGCCCACCATCTGGGAGCCCCGCTTTGCTGGCCTGAAGCTGCACCACTTCTACCGGGCGCTCACGTACGTGCACCGCTTTGCCCACCGGGTCGAGGACTTCTTGTTCGCCCGGTTCACCGACCTGTTCAACCAGGACCTGGAACTTGTCCTCTGGGATACCACGACGGTGCGCTTCGAAGGCCGGGGGCCCGAGAAGCTGGCGCAGTTTGGCAACGCCAAGGACAAACGCACCGACCGCCGTCAGATGGTGGTGGGGGTGCTGCTCACCCGGGACGGGTGGCCCTTGGCCCATGCGGTCTATCCCGGCAACCTCAACGACGTGACAGCGACGCGGGCCATCATCGGGCAGCTCAAGCACCGGTTCGCCTTCCAGAAGGTCCTCTTCGTGGCGGACCGGGGCGCCGTCGGCGGGCGCACGCTGGAGGCGCTGGAGCAGGCGGGCCTTGAGTACATCGTGGGCATGCGCATGCGGCGGGCGCGGGTGGTGCGGGACGAGGTGGTCGGCTGCCCCGGGCGCTACCGGGTCGTCAGCCCCACGTTGAAGGTCAAAGAGGTGGTCCGCGAAGGGCGTCGCTACATCCTGGCCTCCAACCCCGAGGCGGCCGAGCACGACCGGCAGGTCCGCGAAGAGGTGGTGGCCCGCCTGCGTCAGGCGCTGAAGGAGGGGAGCCCCGGCGATCTCATCCGCCACAGCCGCTACCGGCGCTACCTGAAGGTCCACCGGGACGCCGTGGAGATCAACGAGGCCGCCATCGAGGCGGGTGCTCGCTACGACGGGAAGTTCGTGGTGCTGACCAACACGAACCGGGACGCCGCCGAGGTGGCGCAGAGCTACAAGACGCTTTGGCGCGTCGAGCGGGCCTTCCGGGACCTCAAAAGCTCCCTGGAGATTCGGCCGGTCTACGTGTGGACTGACGAGCACGTGCGGGGCCATGTGGCCGTCTGCTTCCTCGCCTTCGTCCTGGAGTCGTACCTGCGCCACAAGCTGGGGGAGGCGGTCTCCTACCGCCAGGCCTTGACGGACCT
- a CDS encoding ISNCY family transposase has product MKGDVFLRPDEAQRIPVLERLLKGEITVWEGAQALGLSERHVLRLKHAFAQHGAAILAHKNRGRRPSHAVPDAVRQTVLGLALDVYRDASCQHMAELLAEYHQVHLSAKTIARILKAAGIPLAHTHKAARRRRSRERMPQAGALVQVDASPFAWLEDRGPHLCLHGAIDDATSQILGLWFLLTEQLMGYLQVLRQILQHHGVPVRLYSDRHTLFFSPKQGRLSIDEELAGQTIPLTQFGQALQALGIVHIPARSPQAKGRIERLWQTLQSRLVTELRIARVRTLDDANHFLPGFIERFNRRFAVAPKDPQPAFRPAPNAHELLTILALRETRKASAGSTISFQGKTYQLLDAHRHVVPLTPRRTVTVLTGLDGVRRALYAGQVYTLQELDVVTPPPLPNPTPVTAPPPSPRPTPRSPATHPWRRPFKDMRVPRSPALYT; this is encoded by the coding sequence ATGAAGGGTGACGTCTTCTTGCGTCCCGACGAGGCCCAGCGCATTCCCGTGCTCGAGCGTCTGCTCAAAGGCGAGATCACGGTATGGGAAGGAGCTCAAGCCCTCGGACTGTCCGAACGCCATGTCCTACGTCTCAAGCACGCCTTCGCCCAGCACGGGGCTGCCATCCTGGCCCACAAAAACCGCGGCCGCCGACCCAGCCATGCGGTCCCCGACGCCGTGCGCCAAACCGTCCTGGGTCTGGCGCTGGATGTCTACCGGGATGCGAGCTGCCAGCACATGGCCGAACTCCTGGCCGAGTACCATCAGGTCCATCTCAGTGCCAAGACCATCGCCCGCATCCTCAAGGCGGCCGGGATTCCCTTGGCCCATACCCACAAAGCGGCCCGCCGGCGCCGCTCCCGGGAGCGGATGCCCCAAGCCGGCGCCTTGGTCCAGGTCGACGCCAGCCCGTTTGCCTGGCTGGAAGACCGCGGTCCTCACCTCTGCTTGCATGGGGCCATCGACGATGCCACCAGTCAGATTCTGGGCCTTTGGTTTCTCCTCACCGAGCAACTGATGGGCTATCTCCAGGTCCTCCGCCAGATCCTCCAGCACCACGGCGTGCCCGTGCGCCTCTACTCCGACCGCCACACCCTGTTCTTCTCCCCCAAGCAGGGCCGGCTGTCCATCGACGAGGAACTGGCTGGCCAGACGATCCCACTGACCCAGTTCGGTCAGGCCCTGCAGGCCCTCGGGATCGTCCATATCCCGGCCCGTTCCCCCCAAGCCAAAGGCCGCATCGAACGCCTCTGGCAAACCCTCCAAAGCCGCCTGGTAACCGAGCTGCGCATTGCCCGCGTCCGCACCCTGGACGATGCCAACCACTTCCTGCCCGGGTTCATCGAACGCTTCAACCGCCGCTTTGCGGTCGCCCCGAAAGACCCCCAGCCCGCCTTCCGTCCTGCCCCCAATGCCCATGAGCTTCTCACTATCCTGGCCTTGCGGGAGACGCGCAAGGCCTCCGCCGGCTCCACGATCAGCTTCCAGGGCAAGACCTATCAGCTGCTGGATGCGCACCGCCACGTGGTGCCCCTGACGCCCCGCCGGACGGTCACCGTACTGACCGGCCTGGACGGCGTGCGACGCGCACTCTACGCCGGCCAGGTCTATACCCTGCAGGAACTGGACGTCGTTACGCCCCCACCACTGCCTAACCCCACACCGGTGACGGCCCCGCCGCCATCGCCCCGCCCTACCCCTCGCTCGCCAGCCACGCACCCGTGGCGCCGGCCCTTCAAGGACATGCGCGTCCCACGCTCCCCCGCTCTGTACACTTAG
- a CDS encoding SAM-dependent methyltransferase: MSGQNVGNTALGAATCRLIEQYQPKHFRLFVDPVVGDLVGGLIRTLMRSAWMRRVAVRRMEGMLPGLYGAQVCRTRYIDDVVQSGTGHGIDQLVLLGAGLDTRPYRLPGVGGVTVFELDLPALQVRKQARLRNCLRSLPDNVRFVPVDFDVDDLGTILAKAGFDRSRPAVFVWEGVTQYITEARAQDADLRGRLRHRLYPRVHLCPTKRRRAPVTRSWSRCADGLLDR, from the coding sequence GTGAGCGGACAAAACGTCGGGAACACTGCGCTCGGCGCTGCGACGTGCCGCCTCATCGAACAGTATCAGCCGAAGCATTTCCGACTGTTTGTCGATCCGGTCGTGGGCGACTTGGTCGGCGGGCTCATCCGAACGTTGATGCGATCAGCCTGGATGCGCAGGGTTGCGGTTAGGCGGATGGAAGGCATGTTACCAGGGCTCTACGGTGCCCAGGTATGCCGCACGCGCTACATAGATGATGTCGTGCAGTCCGGCACAGGCCACGGTATCGACCAGCTGGTGCTCCTGGGCGCCGGGCTCGACACCCGGCCCTACCGCTTGCCCGGTGTAGGCGGCGTCACTGTGTTCGAGCTCGACCTTCCGGCGCTACAGGTGCGCAAGCAGGCCCGGCTCCGCAATTGTCTGCGCAGCTTGCCGGACAACGTGCGGTTCGTCCCTGTCGACTTCGACGTGGATGATTTGGGCACCATCCTGGCCAAGGCTGGGTTCGACCGTTCGCGGCCGGCCGTCTTCGTTTGGGAAGGCGTCACGCAGTACATCACGGAGGCGCGTGCGCAGGACGCTGACCTTCGTGGGCGGCTGCGCCACAGGCTCTATCCTCGTGTTCACCTATGTCCTACGAAGCGTCGTCGAGCGCCGGTCACACGTTCCTGGAGCCGATGCGCTGATGGACTACTTGACCGCTAA
- a CDS encoding FTR1 family protein, whose translation MKIKQALTEKAEANLISRNRVVVGLIVLGLSAVFREGFKTVLFLQDTRLQRGMSTVIWGAGVGFVLTVIAGFLTMVAHQRLPYQKMLVLTGAMLGLVFLVMVGEQAQEMQLAGWIPATELHVPIPEWVQTWFAVFPTRETILGQVLAASVVLGSFIIAERRAARTAHAAREGAES comes from the coding sequence ATGAAGATCAAGCAAGCGCTAACCGAAAAAGCCGAAGCCAACCTCATTTCCAGAAACCGAGTCGTCGTGGGATTGATCGTCCTTGGCCTCAGCGCCGTCTTCCGAGAGGGGTTCAAAACCGTTCTGTTTCTGCAAGATACCAGGCTGCAGCGGGGCATGAGTACGGTCATCTGGGGCGCGGGGGTAGGGTTTGTCCTGACGGTGATCGCTGGCTTCCTCACGATGGTCGCACACCAACGACTTCCGTATCAGAAGATGCTGGTGCTGACGGGAGCCATGCTTGGACTCGTGTTCTTGGTGATGGTCGGTGAACAGGCGCAGGAGATGCAGCTTGCGGGATGGATCCCCGCCACGGAGCTCCACGTACCCATACCGGAGTGGGTTCAAACTTGGTTTGCAGTGTTCCCGACACGAGAGACCATTCTGGGGCAAGTCCTGGCCGCATCGGTCGTGCTAGGGTCGTTTATCATCGCCGAGCGCAGGGCTGCCCGTACAGCCCATGCTGCGCGAGAGGGAGCCGAGTCCTAA
- a CDS encoding Uma2 family endonuclease: MATRTLLTADDLLRLPRDGKRYELVKGELVEMAPPGGEHGEIAGRIAALLGSFVLRQGLGGVLVEAGFLLAQNPDTVRAPDVAFIAREHLPSPRPKGYYTMPPDVAIEVLSPNDTFREVQERIEAWLSAGAKSVWLVDPDRRRVMVYAHPHRPQVFEAADTLADPAIPGFSVRVADLFPEV; the protein is encoded by the coding sequence ATGGCGACGCGGACGCTGTTGACCGCCGATGACCTCCTGCGGCTCCCCAGGGACGGTAAGCGCTACGAGCTGGTGAAAGGGGAGCTGGTGGAGATGGCCCCGCCCGGCGGAGAGCATGGGGAGATCGCCGGTCGCATCGCCGCGCTGCTTGGAAGCTTTGTGCTCCGCCAGGGTCTTGGTGGAGTGCTGGTAGAGGCCGGTTTTCTTCTGGCCCAGAACCCCGATACCGTGCGTGCCCCAGACGTGGCCTTCATCGCCCGCGAGCATCTGCCAAGCCCTCGGCCCAAAGGCTACTATACCATGCCCCCTGACGTCGCCATCGAGGTCCTGTCACCGAACGACACCTTTCGCGAGGTGCAGGAACGCATCGAAGCCTGGCTGTCGGCGGGGGCGAAAAGCGTATGGCTGGTCGACCCGGACCGCCGCCGGGTCATGGTCTACGCCCATCCCCACCGGCCGCAGGTCTTCGAGGCGGCCGATACTCTGGCCGACCCGGCCATACCAGGCTTCTCGGTGCGGGTGGCCGATCTTTTCCCCGAGGTGTGA
- a CDS encoding IS110 family RNA-guided transposase, which produces MDSIMKFVGLDVSKEAIAVAVAERGTAPARYLGSVPNTPEAVRKLVRRLGQPEGLLTCYEAGPTGYGLYRLLTGLGVRCVVVAPSLTPVRPGDQVKTDRRDAVRLAQLLRAGELTPVWVPGEEEEALRDLVRAREGAKRDLRRARQELTSFLLRHGVPAPKGTTRWSRMFMRWLDTLSFPHRATQVAFQEYLHAVHELQARVERLEAEIHAMATEGRHAPVIQALQALRGVQEVTAVTLVAEIGEFSRFRSPAQLMAYAGLVPREFSSGAQTRRGGITKTGNAHVRFVLGEAAWAYRHRPAVKAPLRARQQGADPEVLRVSLKAQERLHRKYWRLLSRGKASAVAVTAVARELLGFAWAIACHVEAQRNGVVA; this is translated from the coding sequence ATGGATTCTATCATGAAGTTCGTGGGTCTGGACGTGTCGAAGGAGGCCATCGCGGTGGCCGTGGCCGAGCGGGGGACGGCCCCGGCCCGGTACCTGGGGAGCGTGCCCAACACCCCAGAGGCGGTGCGTAAGCTGGTCCGGCGCTTGGGCCAGCCGGAGGGGTTGTTGACTTGCTACGAGGCAGGGCCGACCGGCTACGGACTGTATCGGCTGTTGACCGGGCTGGGGGTCCGATGCGTGGTGGTGGCCCCATCGCTCACTCCGGTGCGGCCCGGCGACCAGGTGAAGACCGACCGGCGGGACGCGGTGCGCTTGGCGCAGCTGCTGCGAGCCGGCGAGCTGACGCCGGTCTGGGTGCCCGGCGAAGAAGAAGAGGCGCTGCGGGATCTGGTGCGGGCCCGGGAAGGCGCCAAGCGCGACTTGCGGCGCGCCCGCCAGGAGCTGACCAGCTTTTTGCTGCGCCATGGCGTACCGGCACCCAAAGGGACCACCCGGTGGTCCCGGATGTTCATGCGCTGGCTGGACACGCTGAGCTTCCCCCACCGGGCCACCCAGGTGGCCTTCCAGGAGTACCTGCATGCCGTGCACGAGTTGCAGGCCCGGGTCGAACGCCTGGAGGCCGAGATCCATGCGATGGCCACCGAAGGTCGGCACGCACCGGTCATCCAGGCCCTCCAGGCGCTCCGAGGGGTGCAAGAGGTCACGGCGGTCACGCTGGTGGCCGAGATCGGGGAGTTCTCGCGTTTTCGAAGCCCCGCTCAACTCATGGCGTATGCGGGCCTGGTGCCGCGGGAGTTTTCCAGCGGGGCGCAGACCCGGCGCGGGGGCATCACCAAGACCGGCAATGCCCACGTGCGCTTTGTGCTGGGGGAGGCGGCCTGGGCCTATCGGCACCGGCCCGCCGTCAAGGCGCCCTTGCGGGCCAGGCAACAGGGGGCCGACCCCGAAGTGCTCCGAGTTTCCCTCAAGGCGCAGGAACGGCTGCATCGCAAGTACTGGCGCCTGCTGAGCCGAGGAAAGGCTTCGGCCGTCGCCGTGACCGCCGTAGCCCGAGAGCTCTTGGGGTTTGCCTGGGCCATTGCCTGCCACGTGGAGGCGCAGCGGAACGGGGTGGTAGCCTGA
- a CDS encoding PIN domain-containing protein, producing MKVDLRLPPPARVLVDTSVLVLHLRGDSTGEVLLSWAATLGIPLVSPLSVLEITQAMQPHEEPSTRSLIESLEEVPFDGKIAWQAGSILQRLRRRGITIHLPHAAIAASAMARQAAVLTHNARHFEHVEGLVVLDAMGVH from the coding sequence GTGAAGGTTGATCTCCGCCTTCCTCCGCCTGCCCGGGTTCTCGTCGACACGTCGGTTCTGGTCCTTCACCTGCGGGGCGACAGCACCGGCGAGGTCTTACTTTCGTGGGCGGCTACCCTGGGCATCCCCTTGGTTTCCCCTCTGTCCGTCCTCGAGATCACTCAAGCAATGCAGCCGCACGAGGAGCCCTCGACCCGCTCGCTGATTGAGTCCCTCGAAGAGGTCCCGTTCGACGGCAAGATCGCGTGGCAGGCAGGCTCGATTCTGCAACGCCTTCGGCGGCGTGGCATCACCATACACCTTCCCCACGCGGCCATCGCCGCATCGGCCATGGCCAGGCAGGCGGCCGTACTGACGCATAATGCCCGGCACTTCGAGCACGTGGAGGGTCTGGTCGTTCTTGACGCCATGGGAGTTCACTGA
- a CDS encoding DUF433 domain-containing protein, whose product MRFSRVTVDPRQMGGVPCIRGLRIPVATVVGMVADGMSEREILEAYPDLEPEDIREVLLYAAQAMESSPPFPVGPDEGGG is encoded by the coding sequence GTGCGGTTTAGCCGCGTTACGGTGGACCCGCGCCAGATGGGCGGGGTGCCCTGCATTCGAGGCCTGCGCATCCCGGTCGCGACGGTGGTGGGCATGGTGGCGGACGGGATGTCGGAGCGGGAAATCCTCGAGGCGTACCCCGATCTCGAACCCGAGGACATCCGGGAGGTCCTCCTTTACGCCGCGCAGGCGATGGAAAGCTCTCCGCCTTTTCCTGTCGGCCCCGACGAAGGGGGAGGGTGA
- a CDS encoding Uma2 family endonuclease, translated as MAIKLDLMRRVTDEELLALSQRNPGYQFERTADGRLVVSPTGGESGRRSAEVLRQLSNWNARTGLGYVFDSSTGFKLPDGALLSPDASWVRRARWEALSREAREGFPPLCPDVVFEVRSASNTLVELREKMHSYLANGAQLAVLIDPEGQAVELHRPGREVDRYREAVRVTLEPELPGFTLELAPIFG; from the coding sequence ATGGCCATCAAACTCGACCTGATGCGCCGGGTCACGGATGAGGAACTGCTGGCCCTTTCCCAGCGCAACCCCGGCTATCAGTTCGAACGCACCGCGGACGGGAGGCTGGTCGTGAGCCCGACGGGAGGCGAAAGTGGCAGGCGCAGTGCCGAGGTGTTGAGGCAGCTGAGCAACTGGAACGCCCGAACAGGTCTAGGGTACGTTTTCGACTCCTCGACGGGGTTCAAGCTGCCGGACGGTGCCCTTCTTTCTCCGGACGCCTCCTGGGTGCGACGGGCGCGCTGGGAGGCGTTATCTCGGGAAGCTCGGGAGGGCTTTCCACCCCTGTGCCCTGACGTGGTCTTCGAGGTGCGCTCGGCCTCCAACACGCTGGTCGAGCTGCGGGAGAAGATGCACAGTTACCTCGCCAACGGGGCACAATTGGCCGTCCTCATCGACCCGGAAGGGCAGGCGGTCGAGCTACACCGTCCTGGCCGAGAGGTAGATCGCTACCGGGAGGCTGTCCGCGTGACGCTGGAGCCGGAGTTGCCGGGGTTCACGCTGGAGCTGGCCCCCATCTTCGGGTGA
- a CDS encoding alpha/beta hydrolase: protein MLRLGKVVLGVGLASVFFAVGAEVFMISRPFEKAPGVSPGDVGLAYEDVVIDGAGGVELRGWLLPARGARRSVILAPAGGENRAEIGGDTSLPLIRKLVEHGFTVLALDMRGYGLSGGRPTWGFLESNDLESAVRFMNARGYPNEAVAVVGFSIGGVAALRLAGRLPELGAVVADGALPSVRWTVRAVLPCCDAAISPLVRLWARVLLGVDVDEIQPVEDLARLDGRRVMLVYGSEDELAKAGAPAVMQAANPQATVVVVPGARHIQAYRINPEAYGERLVRFLDDAMGRPLAPEGAGSSVRPR from the coding sequence TTGCTCCGGCTAGGGAAAGTGGTGCTGGGCGTCGGTCTCGCATCCGTCTTTTTTGCCGTCGGAGCCGAGGTGTTCATGATATCGCGGCCGTTTGAAAAGGCGCCAGGCGTCTCTCCGGGGGACGTCGGTCTGGCCTACGAGGATGTGGTGATCGACGGGGCCGGCGGGGTAGAGCTGCGAGGCTGGCTCCTCCCCGCGCGAGGTGCGCGGCGGTCCGTGATCTTGGCACCGGCGGGGGGCGAGAATCGCGCCGAGATCGGCGGGGATACGTCCTTGCCGCTCATACGTAAGCTGGTGGAACACGGCTTCACCGTGCTGGCTTTGGACATGCGAGGGTATGGGCTGTCGGGAGGACGGCCTACGTGGGGTTTCCTGGAATCGAACGACTTGGAGTCGGCCGTCCGGTTCATGAATGCGAGAGGGTATCCCAACGAGGCTGTCGCCGTAGTTGGCTTCTCCATCGGAGGTGTGGCTGCGTTACGGCTGGCCGGGCGGCTACCGGAGTTGGGAGCCGTCGTCGCGGATGGCGCGTTGCCCAGCGTCCGCTGGACGGTGCGCGCGGTGCTCCCTTGTTGCGACGCAGCAATTTCCCCGTTGGTGCGTCTGTGGGCAAGGGTGCTCCTCGGTGTGGATGTGGACGAGATCCAACCCGTCGAAGACTTGGCGAGGTTGGACGGGCGCAGGGTGATGCTCGTATACGGGTCGGAAGACGAGCTGGCAAAGGCGGGTGCGCCTGCAGTCATGCAAGCTGCCAACCCGCAGGCGACGGTCGTCGTGGTCCCAGGTGCTCGGCATATCCAGGCCTATCGGATCAACCCGGAGGCGTACGGTGAACGCCTGGTTCGCTTCCTGGATGACGCTATGGGGAGGCCTCTCGCGCCTGAAGGGGCCGGGTCCAGCGTCCGCCCGCGCTAG
- a CDS encoding SEC-C metal-binding domain-containing protein, whose translation MEASREWLRKEQRILALLHGPEPDYDQAVGLLDELAAAPGARKVCDMAALYSELADAYAGAGRLEEAIVAKQRALQAGLRSVPDGRADIAEYLLRLGRREEADQLFATLAEEYPDDVWLYNNAGMAYQAAGDHEVALRWLTRGLELALATGDPEGLVAQLSDLRRESLAALGRPCDDLERRADSFLEEHDRTDDPDHLDRYPLAEHQEPGETSLLPVGGRQRVQPAVAWFPPDELEAALARWPQWREVPEKRSYEAHRRAVQNALVRLKELGQSPALAPIAVDELVEWARREGRDPSRPESVAAYAALISARGMAVPWPPGRNEPCWCGSGRKYKKCCGGPAAGRPDMLP comes from the coding sequence GTGGAAGCCTCGAGGGAATGGCTGCGCAAGGAACAGCGGATCCTGGCCCTGCTCCACGGCCCTGAGCCGGACTATGACCAAGCAGTTGGCCTTCTCGACGAGCTGGCTGCTGCTCCGGGAGCTCGGAAGGTCTGCGACATGGCCGCTCTGTACAGCGAGCTCGCGGACGCTTACGCGGGGGCCGGCCGGCTGGAGGAAGCCATCGTTGCCAAGCAGCGGGCTCTGCAAGCCGGTCTGCGGAGCGTGCCCGACGGCAGGGCCGATATCGCGGAGTACCTGCTGCGCTTGGGTCGCCGGGAGGAAGCGGATCAACTGTTCGCCACTCTCGCCGAGGAATACCCCGACGACGTGTGGCTCTACAACAACGCCGGCATGGCTTATCAAGCGGCCGGAGACCACGAGGTGGCGCTCCGGTGGCTAACCAGGGGCCTGGAGCTGGCGCTGGCCACCGGCGACCCCGAGGGGCTGGTGGCCCAGCTTTCCGACCTTCGGCGGGAGAGCCTGGCCGCGCTGGGCCGGCCGTGCGACGACCTTGAAAGGAGAGCGGACAGCTTTCTCGAAGAGCATGACCGCACTGACGACCCTGACCACCTTGACCGCTACCCTCTGGCCGAACACCAGGAGCCGGGAGAGACGTCGTTGCTCCCCGTGGGCGGCCGGCAACGGGTGCAGCCGGCGGTGGCGTGGTTTCCGCCGGACGAGCTGGAAGCTGCCCTGGCCCGGTGGCCTCAGTGGCGGGAGGTGCCGGAAAAGCGTAGCTACGAGGCACACCGGCGCGCCGTCCAAAACGCTCTCGTCCGGCTGAAGGAACTCGGCCAAAGCCCGGCGCTGGCCCCCATCGCGGTGGACGAACTCGTCGAGTGGGCCCGGCGCGAAGGCCGTGACCCGTCTAGACCCGAATCCGTAGCGGCCTACGCGGCGCTCATTTCGGCGCGGGGGATGGCCGTGCCCTGGCCCCCGGGCCGCAACGAGCCGTGCTGGTGTGGCAGCGGGCGAAAGTACAAAAAGTGCTGCGGCGGCCCGGCAGCCGGCCGGCCCGACATGTTGCCGTAG